In a genomic window of Telopea speciosissima isolate NSW1024214 ecotype Mountain lineage chromosome 5, Tspe_v1, whole genome shotgun sequence:
- the LOC122661904 gene encoding protein PSK SIMULATOR 1: MGGICTRSSTVDNAPSRSPPHANGHLIEHGPRMAYQSRELLLKEDNNFTPSTSGEGVDKQLREFSFPEPTVNPYPYESNQDDIIDDGIPRLSRAMSQKCRSTKSKAKVSEVGSLLGRAGTVGLGKAVEVLDTLGSSMTSLNPSSGFVSGVATKGNKISILSFEVANTIVKGANLMQSLSKENIRHLKEVILPSEGVQNLVSKDMEELLRIAAADKREELKVFSGEVVRFGNRCKDPQWHNLDRYFEKRGSELASQKKQLKVEAEAVMQQLMALVQYTVELYHELHALDRFEQDYRRKLQEEDNANAVQRGDSLAILRQELKSQRKHVRSLKKKSLWSKILEEVMEKLVDIVHFLHLEIHDAFGGADGDKPVKGSQTNNQRLGSAGLALHYANIITQIDTLVSRSSSVPPNTRDSLYQGLPPSVKLALRSKLQSFQVKEELTVPQIKAEMEKTLQWLVPIAANTTKAHHGFGWVGEWANTGSEVNRKPAGQTDLIRIETLHHADKEKTEAHILELVVLLHHLISQSRFGPNYSIRSPIKSPVRSPTQKTIPLPTHKPNSPSPVLTVEDQEMLRDVNKRKLTPGISKSQEFDTVKTRLSKHNRLSKSSNHSPTSGNKKESFPIRRPSTLPVFDFDIDRIKALDVIDRVDTLKSL; this comes from the exons ATGGGAGGGATTTGCACGAGGAGTTCCACTGTAGATAATGCTCCCAGTAGAAGTCCCCCTCATGCCAATGGTCATCTTATTGAGCATGGACCTCGTATGGCTTATCAGTCCCGTGAGTTATTGTTGAAGGAGGATAATAATTTCACTCCCTCAACTAGTGGGGAAGGCGTGGATAAACAGTTACGAGAATTTTCATTTCCGGAACCGACGGTCAATCCTTATCCTTATGAGAGCAATCAAGATGATATAATTGATGATGGGATACCACGGTTATCCAGGGCTATGTCACAGAAATGTAGATCAACCAAGTCCAAGGCAAAG GTTTCAGAAGTGGGCTCACTTTTGGGTAGAGCTGGTACCGTCGGGCTTGGCAAGGCAGTTGAGGTCTTGGACACACTTGGAAGTAGTATGACAAGTTTGAATCCAAGCAGTGGATTTGTATCAGGGGTGGCAACCAAGGGAAATAAAATCTCAATTTTGTCTTTTGAGGTTGCAAACACAATTGTTAAAGGTGCCAATCTTATGCAATCACTTTCGAAGGAAAACATAAGACATCTGAAAGAAGTGATACTTCCTTCAGAAGGTGTTCAAAATTTAGTATCAAAAGATATGGAAGAACTCCTAAGGATTGCTGCTGCTGACAAAAG GGAAGAATTAAAAGTTTTTTCAGGGGAAGTTGTCCGTTTTGGAAACCGATGTAAAGATCCTCAGTGGCACAATCTGGACCGTTATTTTGAGAA GCGGGGTTCAGAACTTGCATCACAAAAAAAGCAATTGAAAGTAGAAGCAGAAGCAGTGATGCAGCAACTGATGGCCTTGGTTCAGTATACAGTT GAATTATACCATGAGTTGCATGCCTTGGACAGATTTGAACAAGATTACCGGCGTAAACTTCAGGAGGAGGATAATGCAAATGCTGTTCAAAGAG GAGACAGCCTTGCGATTTTGAGACAAGAATTGAAGAGCCAAAGGAAACATGTAAGGAGTCTGAAGAAAAAATCACTATGGTCCAAGATCCTGGAAGAG GTGATGGAGAAGCTTGTAGACATTGTTCACTTCTTACATCTAGAAATCCATGATGCCTTCGGTGGTGCTG ATGGTGATAAACCAGTGAAAGGATCTCAGACTAATAATCAAAGATTGGGTTCTGCTGGGCTTGCTTTGCATTATGCAAATATCATCACCCAGATTGATACACTT GTTTCCCGTTCAAGTTCTGTGCCTCCAAATACCAGGGATTCATTATACCAAGGACTGCCACCTAGTGTAAAATTGGCCTTACGCTCCAAATTACAGTCATTTCAGGTTAAAGAAGAG CTCACTGTTCCTCAAATCAAAGCTGAGATGGAGAAAACTTTGCAGTGGCTTGTTCCAATTGCTGCTAATACAACGAA GGCCCATCATGGTTTTGGTTGGGTTGGTGAGTGGGCAAATACAGG gtCGGAGGTTAACCGGAAGCCAGCTGGACAAACCGACTTAATTCGGATCGAGACACTTCACCATGCTGATAAGGAGAAGACCGAAGCTCATATACTTGAATTGGTAGTGTTGCTTCATCATCTCATCAGCCAATCAAGGTTTGGCCCCAATTACAGCATAAGGTCTCCCATTAAATCCCCGGTTCGCTCCCCCACGCAGAAAACAATTCCACTGCCCACACACAAGCCCAATTCTCCATCACCTGTCCTTACAGTTGAAGATCAGGAGATGCTGCGGGATGTCAATAAAAGGAAACTGACACCAGGGATAAGTAAGAGCCAAGAATTTGATACTGTAAAAACCAGATTGAGCAAGCACAATAGGTTAAGTAAGAGTAGCAATCACTCACCAACGAGCGGGAACAAGAAAGAATCCTTCCCCATTAGGAGGCCATCTACCCTTCCtgtgtttgattttgacattgaCAGGATCAAGGCTTTGGATGTCATTGACAGAGTGGATACACTAAAAAGTTTGTAA